The sequence below is a genomic window from Draconibacterium halophilum.
GTTGGGAAGAATTCTCCGATTGGGCAGAAAAAGGAAAATACTACCACACCGCTTTGCTGAATTGTGTGGATGAAGATACCGATGCTTTCAACAAGATTATGGCAGCTTTTGGATTGCCAAAATCCAGCGAGCAGGAAAAAGCTGAGCGTAAACAAGCCATTCACGATGCTACAAAAAATGCCATTGAAGTGCCGTTAAAAGTGATGCAACTGGCGCACGATTCGCTGGAAGTTATGCAGGCCATGGCAGAAGTTGGAAATCCGAATTCGGTTTCCGATGCCGGAGTAGGAGCTTTGTGTGCACGAACAGCTGTTGAAGGTGCTTTCCTGAATGTGAAGATTAATGCGGCTGGTTTTGGTGATGCTGAATTTTTGAAGGATGCTTTGAATAAGGCAGAAAACTTATTGAAATCAGCTAAAGAAAAAGAGGCAGCAATTCTGGATATAGTCAATAAAAAGATTGAAGGATAACTTAGTTTGTCATTTCGAAGGAGGAACGACTGAGAAATCTCTTACTCTACCGAATTCAGCTACAGATTTCTCTCTTCGTTCGAAATGACATTCATATATGCTACTGATTTGATAAATTAAGGCGGTGAAGAAAATTTCATCGCCTTAATTTTTGAATTTTATCGCTTACCGTTCCGCGTTCTGTCCAGCGAATGATTTGAAACAAAAAGCGGATAATTTTTCCCGGATCGGTAATCAGCCGGGTTTTATCGGCTACTTTTTCATCTCTGATTTTGATGGTTTTCGGCCAACCAGTTTTTTCAACAGCAGCTACTTCTTTTGCATATTTCCAGGCTCCTTTGCGGGCAATCTTCATACTAAAATCGACCAGCAAATTATCAACTTGCCCTAACCATAAAAGCAGTTTGCGTAAAAACGGCCAGATGGAAGAAAGTCCTTGCTGCACTTCGTCAACCATCGAAGCCAGTATTTCGTTTATTCGATTAAAATCATCTTCCAGCTCTTCGATAGAATTAGTGCTTGAAATTTCTGCGGCCGCTATGCCAAGATCGAGATTAATATGGGCGTTCATTCCCAGTAAAAGATGTTGAACCACCAGCAGATTATTGTTTGAAGCCGCTGTAAAAGCAATTTCCCACGATTGTGTTACCGGCTCGTTATTCATCCACGCAAAATAGGCATCGATGTAACGTTTGGCAAAAACAACATCGAGCTTCGCCATTCGCGGGCCATCATCAAAGTAATTATTCTTAATTTCTTCTTTTACTTTGACTGTCACTTTTTGGTAGAGCACTGCAAAATAACCCAGTGTATCGCCGGTTTTTAATGATTCTTCAATAATTAAATTCAGCGTGAGAATAACATCGTCAATATTTTCGATTGGTTTCATTTGGTGCCTGTTTTGGTTGCGACATAATTATGCAACAACAAACCTCGTCAGCTCTGCTGCGAGGAGTTTCAATTTACTCTTTCCAAATTTCAGCACACCTCTGTTTCTCGGCAATGCGTAAAATTGAAAATCCCAGTTCAATTGCCCGGTTAAAGTCTGCACAGGCTTGTTCTTTCTCTCCCAATTCGTAACGAGCCAGCCCTCGAAGGAACCAGGCATTTTTGTTATCCGGATCCAGCTCAATTGCGTGGTTGCAATCAGACACTGCTCCTTCCATGTCGGCAGGAAACCGGGTTCCTGCCCGGTTAATGTAGGCTCTGGCATCATTCGTATATTGTGCAATGTAAACATCGAGATCTGCTTTGGCTTCTTTCGATTTCCCTATGGCAAGGTAAATTCTGGCACGTGTAAGATTTAGGTCAGGATTTTCACTTATTGAAATCTTTTGCGACAGTTCCTCTAATAAATCCTGGAAGTTTGGTTTTGTCCAGAAACCCATGGTCATTTTTATCCGCCCGTTGCACATGTCGTCAATTAAATCGAAAGCCAGGTAATAATCGGTTTTTATAATTTTATATGTTCCGGATTCCGGGCACATAATGCCTTCTTGATCATCGAAACGAACTGTATTTTTATCAACTTTGTAATCGGTCACCACGTCAACGTTTTGGTTGTCGTTAAAATCAACTGCAACCGTTCCGTCGTTTTTAAATTCCAACGAAACAGGTCCTGTCTGGCTCATTCTAACCCATTTCCCTTCAATTGGTATAGATGTGTTTGCCTGTGCAGCTAATGAGAAGGTGAAAAGACACAGAGCAATGGTTGGTAGTATATTCATTGTGAGTTTCATTCTTGTATTGATTTAATTGTTTTCCTGTGGTTTAAAATCTTTTTGTAGTTGTATTAATACAACGATTCCCAATCGTGTTAACGCAAAAACAAGAATTCCGCACAAGGGAGCAACCAATGCTATCTTTAATCCGTCGGCAAATACACTTGGCGCTACATCTCCCATTGCCTGAACTTTATCGAAAATCGAGATTAGTCCAAAAGTGCGACCTAAGAATCCCCAGGCTACAGCAAACCAGCTTATCGATTTCATCAATTCAATGGTTTTGTACTTATCGCCTTTTATGATAATACCCCGCACAAACAGCCCGATTAGTACCAAAAATGCCAGCATAATAATGTAGGTAAAAGCGGGGCCGCCATCGTTTAGTTTGTCAATTATTGAATTCATAACTTTTAGTTTTTAAATAAATACTAATCAAATGTAAGCCGGAAATTGATTGTATTTATTTTATTGCGACAGATGGACGATTCTGTACGTGTTTTTTCAAAATTACGTTTATAAACCGATAATGAAATGGTATAAATGCAACAAAGCGAAGAAAACCCGCAATTCGTCGCTAAAAAAATGCCGGTTCATGAAAAATCAGTAGTATTGTATAAATGAACCTTTTGAAGAAAATAAACTTTAAGACAATCCTTTTCCATTCGCTGTTTTGGGTGGCGGTTTGGTTTTTCTTTTTCTATTTTTTTAGCTACAACTCTGATAAAGTTGATTATGCGCTGTGGTTTTCAAGTGGACTATTGCCGCTAACTATTGGTGTTACCTATTTTGTAAATTACCACCTCATTCCCCGTTATCTGCTGGCTAAACGCTACTGGAAATTTGCCCTTTACAGCTTTTATACTTTCGTCTATATTTCCTACGTTATTTCCTTGCTGATTTATACCTGTCTTATTCTTGTGCTCAAATTTAACCTGAATGAGATGCCACCAATGAGCAAGAATTTCTTCTTCGTTCTACTGCTGGTTATAATTGTTGTTGGGGTAATTAGTTTTGTAAGCATTCTAAACCAGAGCTTTAAAACAGCTACTGCAAACAAAGAGTTACAGAATAAAATTCTGGAAACGCAACTTCAGTTAAAAGAGCAGGAACTGCACTATTTAAAACGCCAGATCCATCCGCATTTTCTTTTCAATACTTTAAATACAATTTATGGATTTGCCCTGAAGCAGTCGAAACAAACGCCCGATATAATTCTGAAACTTTCGAATTTGCTGGATTATATTTTGTACCAGGTAAACAAACCACTTGTAAGTTTAAAAGAAGAGGTACTGCATATTCAGGAGTACATTGAGTTGGAAAAAGTGCGTTTTCAGGATACGTTGAAAGTGGATTTTAGTGCATCTGAAATTAATGATGAAATTCAGGTGGCGCCCATGTTGTTAATACCTTTTGTTGAAAATGCCTTTAAACATGGTAACTTAGTGAATGGATTTTTGAGGATAAAAATTGAAGTTCGGGTTGACAATGACTGCCTGGAATTTGTGATAGGAAATTCATTTATTCAAGAGGATAACGAACATAAAAATGGCGGGCTTGGGCTGTTGAATATCCGAAAACGGCTGGATTTAAATTACCCGAATAATTATGAGCTTACAAACGAAATAAAAGAGAATTGGTACTTTGCAAAACTTGTGATTTGCGACCTGACAAAAACAAAACAATCAGACCGGGGAGATGAGTAAAATACGTTGCATTATAGTCGATGACGAGCCCATGGCACGCGAAATTCTGGAGAGCCATCTCCGGAAGATCGAAACCGTTGAAGTGGTGGCGTTGTGTAAAAATGCCATCGAGGCATTTAATGTGATCAGCAGTCAGCCTATCGATTTGGTTTTTCTCGATATAAATATGCCGGAGATTTCGGGCTTGTCATTCGCCAAATCCATTAATAATTCGGTAAAAGTGATTTTTACAACAGCTTACCGCGAATATGCTGTTGATGGTTTTGATTTACAGGCGGTAGATTATTTGCTAAAACCTATTTCGTTTGGCCGCCTGATGCAAAGTATCAACAAATACCTGAGCGAAAATCAGCAGGTGGATTTTGACGAGCCGGCACGGATTGAGCCCGAACAAAGCGAATCGATATTTGTGCGCTCCGACCGGAAAATGATAAAAATTAATTTCCCGGAAATCCTTTACATTGAAAGTCTTGCCGATTATATTAAAATACACCTGGTTGATAAAACAGTTGTAACGCGAGAAACTATTTCCAGCATCGAAGCCAAATTACCTCAACAGGATTTTCTGCGCGTGCATCGTTCGTTTATAGTGGCTGTTAATGCCATCAACTCATTCACTTCAGAAATAATCGAAATTGGTAAAAAGCAAATACCGGTAAGCCGCAGTTATAAAGATGTGGTGCTACATAAGCTTCAGTTTTGAAATCTTTAAGTCAGTGTTAATGTCTGTATTTCAGTATAAAAATCGCATCACTTGTCTGGAATATTAATCGAGATAAATATCCGTATACGTACCTATTTAGGCTGACAGCCTAATTTATTTCAGCCCATTGGCAAGCGGATGCGATGCCTTGGGTATATTTTCAGCCCGATGTCATCCATTTTGTCAGTCTGCGCAAGGCGCTGCCTTAGGTTGAAATCAGTTGTTCTTTCAGGACGAAAAAATTAATTGGGTTACCATTAGGATAATTATTTTAATTGATATGACCGTGCAGTCATTTTTATTTCTATATTTGTGACCACGTAGTCATTGTTATGCCAAAAGAGACATTTATAAAGCTAAAAGAGGAAAAGAAAAAGCAAATTACAGATGCTTTTTTAAGGGAGTTCGCGGTGAAAACCTACGACGAAGCTTCCATATCTATGGTGGTGAAACAACTGGGAATTGCCAAAGGTAGTGTTTACCAGTATTTCAACGATAAACTTGATTTGTTTATGTATTTGGTAGGTGAATCGGTGGCGGTAAAGTCTCGGTACACAGCTTCATTAAAAAGAGAGGACTACTCTGATTTCTGGACTTATTTTTCTGATTTGTATGTATATGGATTTCAGTTCGATGATGAAAACCCCTTGCAAAGTCATTTTTTGCATAACCTTACACAAAACCTCAATTCACCTTCCATAAAACATTTGTACAACGAGTTGCTGTCGCAGGTTGTGACAGGGTTTGAGAAGATGGCGGAATATGAGGTGCAAGAGGGCTTGTTTCGTTCTGATATTCCGGTAAAAACACAAGGATTTTTTCTGTATAAAATCGGTATCAGTATCCAGGAACAGTTGGAAGTAACCGGCGTAATCAATCCGAAGGAAAGTATAAAAACGCAACAGCCGGTTTATTTCGGAAAAAAGAACGATTTAATGGAGGTTGTTGCTGACTATATTAAACTGGCCAAACCGGCTTTTGATAAAAACTAAACGAATGATACAAGTTGAAAATTTGGTGTTTCAATACCCCGGAAACGATGGGCCAACATTAAAAGGTCTTGATTTTTCCATTAAAAAAGGGGAGATATTTGGCTTTCTAGGTCCTTCGGGAGCGGGGAAAAGTACCGCGCAAAAAGTGTTGTATAAAATTCTGGAGGGCTACAAAGGACAAGTGAATATTGATGGGAAAAATCTTTCGGAGTGGAATAATTCTTATTTCGAACGTATTGGAGTAGGATTTGAGTTGCCCAATCATTACCAGAAATTAACGGGGAGGGAAAACCTGGAGTTGTTTGCTGCTTTTTATCCAAACAGCGCGAAAAAAACGATGTTGGAACTTTTTGAAATGGTTGACCTGCAGGACGCCATGGATAAACCGGTTGAAACCTATTCGAAAGGCATGAAAATGCGCCTGAATTTTATTCGCGCCATTCAGCACGATCCTGATATTTTGTTTTTTGATGAGCCAACCACCGGTCTTGATCCGGTAAATGCACACAAAATAAAACAGCATATTCTGGATTTGAAAAACTGTGGAAAAACCATTTTTGTAACCACGCACAGTATGGAAACTGCAGATGGTATCTGCGATCGTGTATCGTTTATTGTGGATGGGAAACTGGTGCTGACCGATACACCACGAAACCTGAAAAGCAGTTATGGGAAAGAAGCTGTTAAAGTTGATTTAAAAAGTGGCAAATCAGAGGAATTTCCGCTGAAGAATCTGGGTGTTAATCCGGAATTTCTGGACTTTATAAAAAAGGATGCGGTAAAGCGTATTCATACGCTTGAAGCTACTTTGGAAGAGGTTTTTATACGTGTAACCGGAAAATCACTCGATCATGAATAGCTTTGGTTCGCAATTAAAATGGCAGTTTGTTTTGCTGCAAAAGAATAGCATTATCGCGGTCAGTTTTGCGGTAACGCTGATGTACGGGCTCGTGCTGTATTTCCTGCGTGATATTAATGGTTTGGATAAATTGGTGGTAGCACTTGTTTTGAATGATCCGTCGGTAATTGGTTACTTTTTTATTGCATTGTCCATTTATATCGAGCTGAAACATCAGATTTTGCAGGCAATATTTGTAACGCCCTTCAACTTGCATCATTTGCTGATCTCAAAAGTTATTTCCATTTCTCTGATTGGCGCGGTTTGCTCCCTGGGACTGGCTTTTTCAGTAAAAGGATTCGATTTTAATATTGTCCTGTTTGCTATTGGCTCGCTTGCTATTTCTGTTCTTTCAGCTTTGCTGGGATTGTATATGCTTACTTTTTCAGATGAGATCTTAAAGTTTACCATGACTTCCATTCCCGTATTCCTTGTATTTGTAAACCTGCCGCTCATTCAATATCTCGGAGTATTGGAGTTGGGCGTAGTGAAATATATTCTCCCCATTCAGGGAAGTCTCGACCTGATAGATTACGCGGTTAGCGGCACGACAGTTAATTTTGTTTATGCCGTTGTTTCTATCGTTGTTTTTATTCCGCTTTTTTACTGGATGGCATTTCGCCGCTTTTCAAGCAAAATCGTTCACCAATAAAACACGAGAAATGAAAAAGATTTTAAAACTGGCTTTTACTGATTTTAAGCTGATCTTTCGCGATCCGTCGTTAAAATCGTTTTTAATATTGCCTCTTGTTTTGTTTGCACTGATAATCTGGGCAGTACCGCCACTTCTTGAAGAATATGTTTTTCTTGTTCCGTATCTTTCTTTGTTTTTGGTGGTTGCTGTTATTGAAAATACCCAACTATTTTGTTTTATAAATACAATGGTGTTGATCGACGAGAAAGAATCGGAAGTGGCTAAAGTCTATGGCATTGTACCGCTGAGCAAACTGGAATACATCGTTTCCCGTTTTTTGATACCGTATTTATTCACCGTAGCTTTGAACCTGATTTTATTGTTCGTTCAAACCATTTGCGAACTTTCGGTAGTCTCCATATTGCTTATCTCGTTTTTGGCGGCCCTGGTGGTTCCGGTTTATGCATTAGCTGTAAATTCAATAGTGCAAAACCGTATGCAGGGAATGGTTTATGTAAAAGCTTTTAATATGCTGGTATTGATTCCGGTAGCCGCTTTTTTTGTGCCGGATAAATTTGTGCATTTGTTTGGCGTATTTCCAACGCACTGGGTATTTCAATCCATCCATGTTGCTACACAAAGTTTGTCGATTGGTTTACATGCAGCCATCGGTTTTGTATTCCTTTTGACTTTACTGTGGTTGGTTAGTCGTATTTTTATTCGGAAACACTTTGGTTAGAAGTGAGCCGGTGTTATTTACCAATCGCCACTCAGTCCATCTTCAAGAGCTTTTTTGTAGCTCTCGCGTTTAAATTCGTATAGGAACGGTGCTTTGTGTGCTCCGCCTGTTTTCCGCTCATTCAGCTTGTTCAGAATTTTATACGATAAAATCTTGCGTTGAAAATTTCTACGGTCGAGTTCGCGTCCTAAAATCGTTTCGTACAACTTTTGCAATTGCGGCATGGTAAATTTGCGGGGCAGCAGTTTTAATCCAATAGGTTGCTGGTTAAGTTGTATGCGCAACGTTGTTAGCGCTTTATCGATAATGTTTTTGTGGTCGAGATACATCTCAATATCGGCAAACGGGCTGATCCATTCGCAGGCCTCTGAAAGTGCATCGGGTTGTGGATTTACTTTCGAAAACTCAACCAATGCATAAAATCCAATTGAAATGAATCGTTTTTTAAAGAATTCGACAACCTCTGGCGGTTCATTTTCTAAAAATTCAGGATTGGGCTTTTGGGGTTTATTCCTGTCCGGATTGCTGAATACTTTAAATTGCTTCAGAAAAATGTTATCCAGTCCGGTTCGTTCTTTTAACGTTCGCTCTGCTGCTTGTTCCAGTGTCTCGTCGTATTTTAAAAATCCTCCGGGTAAACCGTAGGCTTTTGTGTGTTTTAAACGTAGCATTAAAACCTTTAGTTCGTTGTCGTGAAAACCAAATATTACACAATCGAGAGAAATATGATCGAGAACTTCCGAAACCTTTATATGATGATTAGTTGCCAATTTTTAAATATTTTATAAAGTGCAAATTAACCGATTTTTTTTTGAATCTGCGTATTCTGTGCAAACCTAGCTTTATTGGCGATTAACGCCAATGACTTTTTACGCCATTTAAAAGAATGTAACACGAATACCTATATTCAATTTATAGAACCTTTTAGTTGATCAATTCAGACGTTTGCGAAATTCGGAAGGGTTCATTCCTACTTTCTTTTTAAAGATCAAACTGAAATAGTGAATGGTTTGAAAACCAAGCTCCAGACTGATCTCTTTAATACTTTTGTCGGTAGAAATTAACAACTCCTTTGCCCTGATGATTCGTAGCTGCAAATGATACTGTCCCGGAGAAACACCCGTGTATTTTTTAAACATTTTCCGGAAATAGGAGTACCCAACATTATGCTGGCGCGCCAACTCTTCCAGGTCGAATTCCTGTGCAGCATTTTGGCGCATTTCAAAACGCACCTCCTCAATTACTTTGGCAATATGTTTCCCTGAGAATCCTTTTCGTTTTTCGAATGATACGATATACCCCAACAGTTTTACAACCATTCCGGATGCTATTTGCTGAAATCCGGGGCGCTCTTTCTCCACCAGATCATTAATTTTCAAATAGGTATCAATAATTTCTTCTTTAATTCCGCATTGTATAACAGGCTGTCTGCGCGAGAATGCCGGGTTTTTTAAAAGCTCATCGGCAATCTGGCCTTTAAATCCAACATAGTTTTCTATCCACCCGGTTTTTTTTAGCGGACGGTAACGGTGCCACTGGTTGGGGAAGATTAAGATTAAACTCCCCGGTTTTACCTGAAATTTTTCGTGCTCATTCTCAAAAATACCGCTTCCTTCGGTAATATAGTTGAGCTGGTATTCGTCCAAAATCCTTCCAGTTTTCCAGTCAAAATAATATTTTGAAGGATGTTTTTGCGGCGGATACAAAGTTTCCGGCTTTATGCGTGCCGTTCCTGCAACACTTAAATATAAACCCCAATTTATATCGTCCTCTGCAGTTGTAAGATATTTAAAATAGTCCTTGCTCATAGTTGTGCCAAAAAATATAAATAATTTGCCAATTTCTGTATTGTTTTCACTAAAAAATGCAAATATTTTTGGATCATCAAATCGAACTAAAATGTATCAATTTAATTAAACCATAAAATTAATCAATATGCAAGCTCTACTTGGAATTATTTTTCATTCGCTTGGCGGAATGGCATCAGGAAGCTGGTACATGCCTTATAACTGGGTGAATAAATGGCGTTGGGAAATCTACTGGATTGTCGGTGGTATTTTCTCCTGGCTAATTATGCCTTATTTAGCCGTTGTTTTAACTATCCCAGATTGGCAGGGAATTCTTCAATCAGCTCAGGGACCTGTTATCAGAAATACTTTTATTATGGGTTTGCTTTGGGGGGTAGGAGGACTTACTTATGGCCTTGCAATTCGTTATTTGGGCATGTCCTTGGGTAATTCTGTTTTATTAGGAATTACGTCTGTGGTCGGGTCGCTGGGTTTACCGATATTACGTAATATTCCCGGAATGGCAGAGTTGCTTCCCGATGGACTTTCATTTTCTGACCTTTTTAGTACTACCGGTGGTAGAATAGTGTTGTTAGGTATAGTTATCCTGGTGGTCGGTATTATTCTTAGCGGACGTGCAGGTATTATAAAGGATAAGGATCTGGCCGGGAACAAAGAGGGTGTTAATAAAGAATTTAAACTTGCCAAAGGCCTAATAATTGCAGTTGTATCAGGTGTTTTAAGTGCATTCTTTAGTTTCGGAATCGATACCGGAAAAGAAATGGCCGAAGTAGCCCGGTCGATGGCTGTGGAGCAAAACTATTCTTTCGTGAGTGAATCGGTAGGCGGATTTAAATACCTCTTCGAAAACAACATTATATTTTTTGTGATTCTGTGGGGTGGTCTAACAACTAACCTGATCTGGTCGGTTGCACTGATCTTTAAAAATAAAACAGGCGGCGACTTTATTGACAGGAAAACGCCGTTACTGAGAAACTATCTTTTTTGTGCACTCGCCGGAACTACATGGTTTCTTCAGTTCTTCTTTTATGGAATGGGCGAAACCAAAATTGGCAACGGTGCCAGTTCGTGGACACTTCACATGGCTACCATTATACTTACGGCCAACTTGTGGGGATTTTACAGAAAAGAGTGGCGAAGTGTTTCCAGAAGAGCTTTTAATATGATTCTTTTTGGAATCGGAACCATTCTTTTATCGGTAATCGTAATAGGAGCGGCCAAATGGCTATATCCTGAATTAAATGCTTTAGGATAATGAAACGTTTAGCTTTTAAAATGTACCTCAACGAAGGGCAGAAAGAGGAATATATAAAACGTCATTATGAAATATGGCCGGAACTAAAGCAGCTGTTAAAAGAGGCGGGCGTTTGCGAATATTCCATTTTTTTGGATGAGGAAACCAATACCTTGTTTGCCTTTCAGAAAGTAAATGGTGACGGAGGCTCGCAGGATTTGGGGCAAAAAGAGATCGTACAAAAGTGGTGGGCTTACATGAAAGATATCATGAAGTCGAACCCCGATAATTCGCCAGTGTCTGTTCCGCTGGAAGAAGTTTTTTACATGGAATAGTTAGAAACAAATAAAACAATTATGATGAGTGAATTAATAAAAAAGGCTTACGAAATAGCCAAAGAGCAATATGCGGCAATTGGTGTTGACACCGAAGAAGCCATTGCAAAAATGAAAGATGTAAATATTTCGTTGCACTGCTGGCAAACGGATGATGTTGGCGGATTTGAAACAGCTGATGGCGAACTTTCAGGTGGAATTCAGGCAACCGGAAATTATCCCGGAAAAGCAACGACTATTGAGCAAATGCGCACCGACCTTGAAAAAGTACTGACTTTGCTCCCCGGTAAACAACGTTTAAACCTACACGCAATTTACGGCGATTTTCAGAGCGAAAAAGTGGATCGCGACGAGATTGAAGTAAAACATTTTCAAAGCTGGATAGATTGGTGTAAAGCACAGGGAATTGGTATGGATTTTAACGCCACTTGTTTTTCACACGACCGTGCAGCCGATGGTTTTACCTTGTCGAGTAAGAACGAA
It includes:
- a CDS encoding DUF5995 family protein, which gives rise to MKPIENIDDVILTLNLIIEESLKTGDTLGYFAVLYQKVTVKVKEEIKNNYFDDGPRMAKLDVVFAKRYIDAYFAWMNNEPVTQSWEIAFTAASNNNLLVVQHLLLGMNAHINLDLGIAAAEISSTNSIEELEDDFNRINEILASMVDEVQQGLSSIWPFLRKLLLWLGQVDNLLVDFSMKIARKGAWKYAKEVAAVEKTGWPKTIKIRDEKVADKTRLITDPGKIIRFLFQIIRWTERGTVSDKIQKLRR
- a CDS encoding tetratricopeptide repeat protein, which encodes MKLTMNILPTIALCLFTFSLAAQANTSIPIEGKWVRMSQTGPVSLEFKNDGTVAVDFNDNQNVDVVTDYKVDKNTVRFDDQEGIMCPESGTYKIIKTDYYLAFDLIDDMCNGRIKMTMGFWTKPNFQDLLEELSQKISISENPDLNLTRARIYLAIGKSKEAKADLDVYIAQYTNDARAYINRAGTRFPADMEGAVSDCNHAIELDPDNKNAWFLRGLARYELGEKEQACADFNRAIELGFSILRIAEKQRCAEIWKE
- a CDS encoding MotA/TolQ/ExbB proton channel family protein, which codes for MNSIIDKLNDGGPAFTYIIMLAFLVLIGLFVRGIIIKGDKYKTIELMKSISWFAVAWGFLGRTFGLISIFDKVQAMGDVAPSVFADGLKIALVAPLCGILVFALTRLGIVVLIQLQKDFKPQENN
- a CDS encoding sensor histidine kinase; this translates as MKKINFKTILFHSLFWVAVWFFFFYFFSYNSDKVDYALWFSSGLLPLTIGVTYFVNYHLIPRYLLAKRYWKFALYSFYTFVYISYVISLLIYTCLILVLKFNLNEMPPMSKNFFFVLLLVIIVVGVISFVSILNQSFKTATANKELQNKILETQLQLKEQELHYLKRQIHPHFLFNTLNTIYGFALKQSKQTPDIILKLSNLLDYILYQVNKPLVSLKEEVLHIQEYIELEKVRFQDTLKVDFSASEINDEIQVAPMLLIPFVENAFKHGNLVNGFLRIKIEVRVDNDCLEFVIGNSFIQEDNEHKNGGLGLLNIRKRLDLNYPNNYELTNEIKENWYFAKLVICDLTKTKQSDRGDE
- a CDS encoding LytR/AlgR family response regulator transcription factor, yielding MSKIRCIIVDDEPMAREILESHLRKIETVEVVALCKNAIEAFNVISSQPIDLVFLDINMPEISGLSFAKSINNSVKVIFTTAYREYAVDGFDLQAVDYLLKPISFGRLMQSINKYLSENQQVDFDEPARIEPEQSESIFVRSDRKMIKINFPEILYIESLADYIKIHLVDKTVVTRETISSIEAKLPQQDFLRVHRSFIVAVNAINSFTSEIIEIGKKQIPVSRSYKDVVLHKLQF
- a CDS encoding TetR/AcrR family transcriptional regulator gives rise to the protein MPKETFIKLKEEKKKQITDAFLREFAVKTYDEASISMVVKQLGIAKGSVYQYFNDKLDLFMYLVGESVAVKSRYTASLKREDYSDFWTYFSDLYVYGFQFDDENPLQSHFLHNLTQNLNSPSIKHLYNELLSQVVTGFEKMAEYEVQEGLFRSDIPVKTQGFFLYKIGISIQEQLEVTGVINPKESIKTQQPVYFGKKNDLMEVVADYIKLAKPAFDKN
- a CDS encoding ABC transporter ATP-binding protein — translated: MIQVENLVFQYPGNDGPTLKGLDFSIKKGEIFGFLGPSGAGKSTAQKVLYKILEGYKGQVNIDGKNLSEWNNSYFERIGVGFELPNHYQKLTGRENLELFAAFYPNSAKKTMLELFEMVDLQDAMDKPVETYSKGMKMRLNFIRAIQHDPDILFFDEPTTGLDPVNAHKIKQHILDLKNCGKTIFVTTHSMETADGICDRVSFIVDGKLVLTDTPRNLKSSYGKEAVKVDLKSGKSEEFPLKNLGVNPEFLDFIKKDAVKRIHTLEATLEEVFIRVTGKSLDHE
- a CDS encoding fluoroquinolone export ABC transporter permease subunit, producing the protein MNSFGSQLKWQFVLLQKNSIIAVSFAVTLMYGLVLYFLRDINGLDKLVVALVLNDPSVIGYFFIALSIYIELKHQILQAIFVTPFNLHHLLISKVISISLIGAVCSLGLAFSVKGFDFNIVLFAIGSLAISVLSALLGLYMLTFSDEILKFTMTSIPVFLVFVNLPLIQYLGVLELGVVKYILPIQGSLDLIDYAVSGTTVNFVYAVVSIVVFIPLFYWMAFRRFSSKIVHQ
- a CDS encoding NUDIX hydrolase translates to MATNHHIKVSEVLDHISLDCVIFGFHDNELKVLMLRLKHTKAYGLPGGFLKYDETLEQAAERTLKERTGLDNIFLKQFKVFSNPDRNKPQKPNPEFLENEPPEVVEFFKKRFISIGFYALVEFSKVNPQPDALSEACEWISPFADIEMYLDHKNIIDKALTTLRIQLNQQPIGLKLLPRKFTMPQLQKLYETILGRELDRRNFQRKILSYKILNKLNERKTGGAHKAPFLYEFKRESYKKALEDGLSGDW
- a CDS encoding AraC family transcriptional regulator — encoded protein: MSKDYFKYLTTAEDDINWGLYLSVAGTARIKPETLYPPQKHPSKYYFDWKTGRILDEYQLNYITEGSGIFENEHEKFQVKPGSLILIFPNQWHRYRPLKKTGWIENYVGFKGQIADELLKNPAFSRRQPVIQCGIKEEIIDTYLKINDLVEKERPGFQQIASGMVVKLLGYIVSFEKRKGFSGKHIAKVIEEVRFEMRQNAAQEFDLEELARQHNVGYSYFRKMFKKYTGVSPGQYHLQLRIIRAKELLISTDKSIKEISLELGFQTIHYFSLIFKKKVGMNPSEFRKRLN
- a CDS encoding L-rhamnose/proton symporter RhaT, producing MQALLGIIFHSLGGMASGSWYMPYNWVNKWRWEIYWIVGGIFSWLIMPYLAVVLTIPDWQGILQSAQGPVIRNTFIMGLLWGVGGLTYGLAIRYLGMSLGNSVLLGITSVVGSLGLPILRNIPGMAELLPDGLSFSDLFSTTGGRIVLLGIVILVVGIILSGRAGIIKDKDLAGNKEGVNKEFKLAKGLIIAVVSGVLSAFFSFGIDTGKEMAEVARSMAVEQNYSFVSESVGGFKYLFENNIIFFVILWGGLTTNLIWSVALIFKNKTGGDFIDRKTPLLRNYLFCALAGTTWFLQFFFYGMGETKIGNGASSWTLHMATIILTANLWGFYRKEWRSVSRRAFNMILFGIGTILLSVIVIGAAKWLYPELNALG
- the rhaM gene encoding L-rhamnose mutarotase; the encoded protein is MKRLAFKMYLNEGQKEEYIKRHYEIWPELKQLLKEAGVCEYSIFLDEETNTLFAFQKVNGDGGSQDLGQKEIVQKWWAYMKDIMKSNPDNSPVSVPLEEVFYME